In one Candidatus Lernaella stagnicola genomic region, the following are encoded:
- the pstC gene encoding phosphate ABC transporter permease subunit PstC produces the protein MTRRGVREFLATKTMRVAVYFVNSLVFLMIIGLLLKSRPILEQHTLWEMLSSDTWRPLRGQFGFFPFIVGTIEITLLSMALAVPPCLLAAIYLAEFARPRVRDALRVVIDLMAGIPSVVYGLFGVIIIVPMVREFGLLLGRHTTGYSLLAGGIILAIMVVPIITSVTTEVLLTVPVEARESTMALGATRWETVKHVVLKQGRQGVISAIVLGFARAFGETIAVMMVVGNVAKLPHSVFDPAYPLPALIANNYGEVMSIPLYDSALLFAALILLVVVGGFHLAAHLTLTRLRRGE, from the coding sequence GTGACTCGTCGAGGAGTTCGCGAATTTTTAGCCACAAAAACCATGCGAGTGGCGGTGTACTTCGTCAATTCGCTGGTCTTTTTGATGATCATCGGTCTGCTGCTGAAATCGCGCCCGATCCTCGAACAGCACACGCTGTGGGAGATGCTGTCCTCCGATACGTGGCGGCCGCTGCGCGGCCAGTTTGGTTTCTTCCCCTTCATTGTGGGCACGATCGAGATCACGTTGTTGTCCATGGCGCTGGCGGTGCCGCCGTGCCTGCTGGCCGCGATCTACCTCGCCGAGTTCGCACGCCCCCGTGTGCGCGACGCCTTGCGTGTCGTGATCGATTTGATGGCCGGCATTCCGTCGGTTGTCTATGGACTGTTCGGCGTGATTATCATTGTGCCCATGGTACGCGAATTCGGCCTGTTACTGGGTCGCCACACCACGGGTTACAGCCTGCTGGCCGGCGGTATCATTCTGGCCATCATGGTCGTGCCGATCATCACCTCGGTAACCACCGAAGTTTTACTCACCGTTCCCGTGGAAGCCCGCGAGTCCACAATGGCCTTGGGGGCGACGCGTTGGGAGACGGTTAAGCACGTGGTGCTCAAGCAAGGGCGACAAGGCGTTATATCGGCGATCGTTTTGGGTTTCGCGCGCGCTTTCGGCGAGACGATCGCGGTGATGATGGTGGTGGGCAACGTGGCGAAGTTGCCGCACTCGGTGTTCGATCCGGCCTATCCCTTGCCCGCGCTCATTGCCAACAACTATGGGGAAGTCATGTCGATTCCGCTTTATGATTCTGCGTTGCTGTTCGCGGCGTTGATTCTGCTCGTCGTCGTCGGCGGATTCCACTTGGCGGCGCATCTGACGCTGACGCGTCTGCGGCGGGGGGAATAA